TTCAAGCCTTCTAATATGGTAGTAGATCGTCTGTTCATAGATACCGAGGGTCTTTGCTATTTCAGCTGGATACATCGACCTCTTAGCGATTAGCGATAAGATCTTCCAACCGATCGGATTGAGTAATGGCTTTAAATGTCGAGGATCATCATATATCGTAATATCTTTCGCTCGAAACCTCCCTTCTCCATCCATCGTAACGAGTTTCTTCATTCTGTAATAGCTAAATTCTAACCATTATATATTGATTAAAGTTGTTAAGTGAATAGTTAAAAGGATGAATTGATATATACGTATTGTATGGGGAGGTTGTATGGGGAGGCTATTCGTAAAATATTACGCACCCTTCGATAAATTGATGGGTAAGAAAGAGGAAGAGTTGGAGATCGAAGGTGATAAGATCAAAGTCTCCGATTTAATTAAATTAATTAAAAAAAGTGGTAAGTTAGATATACCGATGGAGAGTGATGAAGCTTTGAGTAGTCAGGTATTAATAGTGGTAGATTCTAATATAGCCAAACTAAATGATTATATTCATGATGGTTCCATTGTAAATATACTCCCCCCAATTTCAGGAGGATGATTAGAGATGGGTAATGGATATGTAGGAAAGATTGCACGTATCGATCTATCAAAATCGATCATACGTGAGGAACGAATACCAGATTCGATTCTAAGAATGTACATTGGAGGGAGTGGTTTAGGCGCGAAGATCCTTTACGATGAAACAGGAGCAGGTACCGATCCTTTTAGCCCTGAAAATCGATTGATATTTATGACAGGACCATTAACGGGGACGAAGGTACCTCTTTCAGGTAGGCATCAGGTGGTCTCGAAATCTCCATTGACTGGGATTTATGGTGAGGCCGATGTTGGTGGCTTCTGGGGTGCGGAATTAAAGAAGGCCGGTTACGATGGCTTAATAATTCAAGGTAAGGCTGAAAAACCTACTTACATCTGGATATGTGATGGAAGTATCACCCTTCGCAACGCTGAGCATCTATGGGGTATGGATACCTACGATTTAGATGAGGTATTAAAGAAAGAGACAGATGGTAAAGCGGTAGTCGCATCGATAGGGCCTGCTGGTGAAAGATTGGCGAGGATCGCTGCAATTATGCACGATGGGAAGGATGCGAGGGCAGCGGCTAGATGCGGGTTGGGTGCTGTGATGGGCTCGAAGAATCTGAAGGCTATTGTAGTAAGAGGAAGTGGTGAAGTGAGTGTTGCCGATGAAGAAGGGTTGATGAAATCGATTAAGGAGTTAAGTCCGATGATCATTCAAAATACCAAATCTTTACATAACTTCGGTACCTCTGGTGCTACAATGGCTATTGAGAAGGTGGGCGATTTACCTATCAAGAATTGGGTAAAGGGAAAGTGGGAAGAGGGTGCACAGAAGATCTGTGGACAGAGAATGGCGGAGACTATATTGACAGGCCGCTTTTACTGTGCAGCGTGCATAATAGGTTGTGGAAGGAGAGTGAAGATAGATAAGGGGCCTTACGCTCCCGTTGATGGTGCTGGGCCTGAATATGAGACTGTCGCTGGTTTAGGTGCGATGTGTTTAATAGATAATTTAGAGGCTATCGCGAAGGGTAACGAACTATGTAATAGATACGGATTGGATACAATATCTACGGGTGCGGTGATAGCACTCGCGATGGAGGCTTATGAAAGGGGTGCGATTAGCAAGAAAGATACGGATGGTATAGAATTAACGTGGGGTAACGCGGATGCTATGGTAAAGATGGTTGAGAAGATCGGTAAAAGGGAAGGGTTCGGCTGGCTTCTGGGTGAAGGTGTGAAGAGGGTCGGTGAAAAGATAAGTGGTATATCTGATGCTGTATTACATGTGAAGGGTTTGGAGCTATCATTCCATGATCCTCGGGCGTACAATAGTGTCGCTGTAGGTTACGCAACTTCAAATAGAGGTGCCTGCCATTTACAGGCCTTTTCACATATCTTTGAAAGAAACGCGACCATGCCCGAAATTGGCTATCCTGAAATTCAAGATAGGTTTGGTATCGACGGTAAAGGAGAGTTCGTAGCAAAACTTCAAAATGTTATGTCGATGATGGATTCATTGAAGTTATGTAAATTCTTATTCTTCGGAGGGATAAAGATCACCCATATAATTCAATGGATAAGGTTCGTGACCGGCTGGGATATGAGTGTAGAGGAGTTTATGAAGACTGGTGAGCGAATATTCAATCTGAAGAGGATGTATAATGTACGTTGTGGTATCAGTAAGAAGGATGATACGTTGCCTTTACGCATCCTCACATTGAAGAGGGGAGAGGGTGGTGCTGCAGATAACCTTCCCCCATTGGAGCGGATGTTAAAGCAGTACTATCAGTATAGAGGTTGGGATGACCAAGGCATACCGAAGGCTGAGAAGCTTTTAGAGTTGGGCATAACTACTTAGTTTGCCGATAAAACCTTGCTTATCTTGCTTATAACGAATTAATCCCTATTAATAATAGCAAAAATAAGCGAATTCGGATTAAGGAGAAGTTCCAACTTTAGCTTAAATAGTAGTTTAAAGAATTTTAGAGTGGCGATGATGATTGCACGTTGGAGACTCGCCAGAAGATTATTACAATAGGATATTTCAATTGTTAGAAGCCCATCACAATTGGTTCAAATCGTGTATACCATTGATCGCGAGTGAAAATGTGCCTTCTGCAGCGGTTAGAGAGGCGCTGATGAGCGACTTCGGAGATAGATACGCAGAGGGCTGGCCTGGTGAAAGGGTCTACGCTGGATGTATCTACATAGATCAGGTAGAGCTTTTATGTATAGAGTTGGCAAAGAAGCTCTTCAGAGCGGAGTTTGCGGATGTAAGGCCCGTTTCTGGTGTATGTGCGAACCTTTCAATATACACCGCATTCACACAACCGAACGATCGTATGTTGGCTCTATCTATACCGAATGGTGGGCATATATCGATGGGTAAAAAGGATTTTTACGGTACTGCGGGTGCGGTACATGGTTTACGTGTAGAGTACTTTGCTTTTAATAGAGATGAGATGAACATCGATGTAGACCAAACGAAGAAGATCGTCGAGAGGATGGCAAAAGAGGAGCATGACCCTCCTAAGATGGCGATGTTCGGGGGGAGCCTCTTCCTCTTCCCACATCCCGTCAAAGAATTGGCAGATTTCTTCCATAGCTACAACATGTTTATATGTTACGACTCGGCACACGTTTCAGGCCTGATCGCAGGAGGGAAGTTTCAGGATCCTTTACGAGAAGGTGCCGATGCGCTCACCTTAAGCACTCACAAAACTATCTTTGGCCCACAAGGTGGAGCCATAGTATCCTTTGAGAAGTATAGTGAGCAGATCAAGAAGGCCGTATTCCCAGCCAATACGAGCAATCACCATCTACATAGTGTAGCTGCTAAGGCTGTAGCATTTGCAGAGATGTTGAAGTTCGGTAAAGAATATGCTGAACAGGTCATAAGAAATGCAAAGGCCTTGGCCCAGGCTTTACATGAAAGAGGCTTTAAAGTCCTTGGAGAGAAGAAAGGGTTTACAGAATCTCATCAGGTCGCATTAAATATTGTAGATTATGGTGGTGGAGGGGTTTTAGAGAAGGAGCTGGAGAGGGCGAATATCATCGTAAATCGCCAACTATTGCCGGGTGATATACAAGCTGGTAGGCATTATACAAATCCTGGAGGTTTAAGGTTGGGCAGCCAAGAGGTTACACGATTGGGTATGAAGGAGAGCGATATGGAGGAGATCGCCGAATTTATAAAGAGGGTGATAATAGATAAAGAACCGCCCGAACGGGTTAAAAAGGATGTAATAGAGTTTAGAAAGAACTTTCAAAAGATACACTATGCCTTTGATACGGCGCTCGATGCGTACGAGTATGTGAGGATCAGAAAGTAGCAAAATATATGATCATAGGGTAAAAAGATGTCGAAGAAGGCTTCAGGGTACAGATTGGGGCGTGCTCGAGAACATTCTTTAAGGTATAAGTTGATTCGAGAAGGTTGGTTCTGCATTCGATGCCAAGGGTCTGCTGGAGGCTTACCTCGATCGGAAGTGAAGCCCATCGATCTGATCGCCATCAAGGAAGGTGTAGTATATTTTATTCAAGTCTCAAAACGATTAAACACTATTTCAGAGAAAGAGTGTTGTGAGTTAAAAAGTTTGGCGAAGAGGTACGGTGCGAAGCCGATGATAGCTTACAAAGATGGTAAAAGATGGGTAATGAAAGAATTATGAATTTTGAATTTGTTATTTAGTCATTAGTTTTCAGATTATTCAAATTATTCAAATCAATAGTTTTGGATCGTTAGGCCCAATATGCCCATATATGGTCTGGCATATGACCGTTTTAAGCCCTGTAGCCTTTAACATCTTCCAAACCTTGATCATTTCGTTAAAGCTGGGCCTCGACATAGATCGTTTCCTAAACTCAGGCCTATAGTCTAAGACACAGACTTGAAGTTCAGAATCTATACGGCAAATCTCATCACCTATCTTAGCAATCTCTTCGTAAGTTATCAGATCTTTATTATAAGGGATACCAACTCCTATAAAGACGGTACCTTTATACCTATCGACCAGATATTTGAGGGCTTGCCATGATGTCTTATGGTACTTTTCAGCGAGCTCTCTATCTACTATCCCAGTGATCTTCATGAATGTTTCCACACTTAAACCCTTCAGATCTGGACCTATATCGGTAACTCCAACCTCTACAAGTTCATCTATGTAATCACTCGTTAAGATCGTAGTATTCGTATCGATATGAAACCTCGCTTCACGATCTGGGTTGAGCCTCTTTAACTCTTTGATATATTGAATTAACCAACGCCTGTTAAGTGTACATTCGCCTCCAGATATCGCCATTCTATCTACACCGTAACGCCTTCTAATATACGTCATCACCTCAGCCGCCCTTTTTGGTGTATATGCCAATACTCTACCATTGTACGTCGTCGTCCAGTTTTGGCATTGAGGGCATCGAAGATTGCATCCACATGCGAAGACCGCTACTTCAACGTACCCCTTGCCCTTAAGCCACCAAGGTGTTCCTACACCACCAACGGGATGTCCCATCCAACCATGGAGGAGCCTTTTAAGCTCCTGACTCTCCGAAATCCTCGTCTTAATCTCCATACCTTCCATAACTTTCGTAACACAACTCGGCCTTACAACACCGTTAATCTCAACAGCACAGGCATAACACCCTCCCACTCCACATGGATTAAAAATATTATCATTCGGAAATTTAGGAAATTTAGAGAATTTAAAACCTGCAATCTCCAGCGCTCTTTTCACTGTAATCTTCTCTGGCACGTAAATAACTTCTCCATCCACCTTAATACGAACCTCTTTGACTTCTTCCATTCTAGACCTTAATTCTATAGCCATATGTGGACATGCTAAATAACAGGCTCCGCATCCAACACATTTATCTATATTTCCTACATCGAAGCATGGGCATGCAACGATTTCTTTACAGATATCACAATTAACACACTTATCTACACTCTTTTCAGCATAGTACGATATATGTGCATGGTAACTCATGATCTTCTTTTCACTCATTAGTATGGGACTTCGAGTTAAAGAGCGAGCTCAGAACTCAAGATCCAGCTCATGTGATTCACAAGGGCTAGACTCTTCACCGCTCGCTTTAGATTATATAAGATCTAATTAGATAAAAATTTTTTCAACTGACAACATCGACAAATAGCGTATAAATAAAACCCATATATCATTATAGAATAGAAGGTCGGTTTAGTTGGTTTATATAGATACGACAGCGACGTTGGAGAGCTTTCGTAAGTTCCTCATCAATAGCACTTGCCTATCCTTTATCCCTGAAAGTTACTTGAGAGACCCTGAGGTCTTTCCTGAAAAGGATGGTGAAGTCGGATCGATCTACGTAGAGGCTGGAGATAAGGTCACCTTGAAGAAGATACGTGAAATTACCTTCATCAATGCAAGGGACGTTCTGGGTATAATCTATGTATCTAAGAGTGGGAACACACGCTTGAAATGGAGGCAGACGAGGGGGAAGATCGGTAAGGTTACAGGGGAGGCTTCCGCCAATTCCCTTGTAAATCTCATCACCGCTGGTGTGATTACGAAGGATTACATAGAGAAGTTAATAAACGCTCCAAAAAAGGGCAAAGAGGTTAAATCGGAGGGAGCTGAACCTTTTGCTGAGACGGAGGAAGTCTAAGCCACCTCTGAAACTCCCTATCTGGTGGATTTTCTTCATAAAGTTTAGCACGATTTGCCTCCAATAAATTATTTTTTAAACCTAAATGTTCAGCGAAGGTCTTCACCCTATTTCTATCGAGCTTAGCGATCTCTTTCAACCCTTCTTCACTCCTCAAAATATGATGATCGACGAGTGTATAAGGAATGCGTTTAGCGATTATCGAAAGATTCTTTAAACCCACTTTGATCGCTTCAGAATCGACCTTGTAATCCTCTAGATAGAGGGGTGGGCCACTAATTACCAAAACCTTGGGCCTTACCTTTAAAATATACTTCAAAGCGGATTCTGAGATAGGTCCTTGTACATCGGAGCAATAGAGAAGGTGATCTTCACCATGTCGTATGGTAAGAAGTAATACGTATCCGAGTGATGTACCCTCTTCACCGTGTGGGAATGGTTGGCTGAAATCGATGATGGTCTCTCCTAGAGTGATGCTGGTCGAATCTACAAATTTTACATCCTTTACGAAATCTCTAATGAGTCTATGAAAGATATAACCTCTCTTTCTTTGACTCGGATTGATCGAGCTTCTATAATCCTTTGCAAGTACGATTTTATCCTTATAGATCATCTTCGCTTCATCGAGAGAACTCCAACTCCACTTAACTTCAACGTTGGGCCATGCTGCTGTATAGTGATCGAAATGGTAGTGCGATATCGTAATTACATCGGCCCTTTCAGCGTAACTTCTTAAAAGTTCACGTGCTCTTCTTAATGCTCGATACTCCAATGGATGTGGAAGCAGCCCGAATCTCGGTCCCAACGATACACCTGCATCGATCAGTATGCGAAGATCGGATGTTTCTACGAATAGCGATAGTGAACGGACTCCGATGGATTCTGAAGCGATCGGTGTGTAACGAATGGTCAACGTAGTAACAAGTTTTTAGAGGTGCAATTATAATATAAAGATACCTTTACCATTTCGTCCATGTGATTAAAGCCTTTATAGAGGGATTGTTAATTAACCGATGGTATAAAAATGTGCGGGGTTGGTCTAGTGGTTAGGATACCAGACGGTGATGGGTGAGCCCCCCAAGCTGGTGGTCGCGGGTTCAAATCCCGCACCCCGCACTTTTAATGTTTAACTCATACTTACATAACGATCTAGTGCCTTATCGATAGGTCTTGATGTAAAATTTTGTTATTAAAAATGAACTTCAAGAATATAAAAGCAAATTTTTGTCATTTATTTCTCAGTAAATTTCATATCGACCGTTTCGAAAAACTTTTAAATTTACCATTCCAAGATATGATCGTGATTTAATTGGCCAAGAAAGAAAAGGAACCAAAAACATCTATCTTACCCGATGCGTGCTTTTATCACGATGAGGAAAAATATCTTGTTGAAATAGAGTTACCAGGGGTTACAAAAGAGAACATCGATCTTGAAGTGAGTGAAAGAAGTATTTGTGTAAAGGCGCCACGAGATGATGTAGAATACTTTGGATGCTGGATCTTTGCCCATGAAGTCAAACCGAATCAGGCGAAGGCCTCCTTTAAGAATGGGTTGTTAACAATAATCGCACCACTCGCCAAACCGATGAAGGGTGTAAAAGTCCCTATAGAGTAGATATTTCCGAATTTCCCTTTATTTTTTTATGATTTAAAGAGATAAGGGAAAGTAGATTATGTAACTTTACATGCTTCGATCATTACGATCGTTATGATCGTGATCAACCATAACGCCATATAATCATTACGTAAGCATTAATTGGATAAGAATAAAGCAAAACAAAACAAGTGTATCTTAACTTAACCTATTGCATTTTTCACATACCCCATAAATATCGAGCCTCTGCCCAGTCACCCTAAATCCCCTTGCCTCATTCACTCTCTTTATAATGGACTGCACCACCGGATGATCTAGATCGCTGATGTTACCACATACTATGCAGACTAAGTTTATATGGGGCATAATATTCGGATCGAATCTTTTCTGACCGTCTGAAAATGGTAACTCTTGAATCAAAGAGAGCTCTTTAAGGATTTTGAGAGTTTTGTAAACCGTTGCGAGGCTTATCGTTGGGAATTCCTCCTTTACTTTTTGGTAAATGGCTTTGGCCGTCGGATGGGTTGAGTTTTGGAGAGCGTGTTTGCATATGGCTATCCTTTGAGGGGTTGCTTTATACCTCTTTTTTCGAAATGCCTGTATCAACAGTTCCAGCGATCTTTGATGGAGGAGCATGTTCTTATTAGGTAATAATAATACTTAAATAATTTTCGTTCTTCTCATCTATAAGAGGTGAATATGTGGTGAGTAAAGGATATTCTACCAATGTTGGTAGAGAAATGGTCGAAAAAGCGGGCGTCGATGTCAACTTATTGATAGATAAATTAAAGAAGGCCGCGGCTGCCGAATTTACAACTTACTATTACTACACTCTACTCAGAATGCATTGTACTGGTTTAGAGGGGGAATCGATAAAGGAGGTTGTAGAGGATGCAAGGCTTGAGGATAGACTCCATTTTGAAACCATCGTACCAAGAATTTACGAGCTCGGTGGAGAGCTTTATAGAGATTTAAGGGAACTTCATGACGATGCTGCTTGCACAGCAGCCTACTTGCCGAAGGATCCGAGCGATTTGAAGGCGATACTTAAAGTATTATTAGAAGCGGAAAGATGTGCCATCAGAGTCTATACAGAAATCTGCAATATGACCTATGGTAAAGACCATCGAACCTATGATCTTTCGCTAGCGATTCTACATGAAGAAGTGGAGCATGAAGCGTGGTTCCAAGAAATCCTCGAAGGAAGGCCGTCTGGACACTTTAGACGTAGAAGGCCGGGAGAGGGTCCATACACACAAAAGTTCAGACATATAGAGTAGTGTTATGGTATAGTAAGAATAAAAACATTCACCTTCCTTTATTTTTAGAAGTCATGAAGTCATGTAGTTGGGATCGATACCTGTTGAAGCTTTTGTAGATTCGAATCATTTTTATAAGAAGAGAGAAGTGAACATCATTGAATAGATACATAAAGGTAGCACAAGCAGAAGAAGTACCTAAAAATGGGATGAAGTTGGTAAAAGTAAATCAGCTTGAAGTCCTACTGATAAATATAGATGGCAATTTTTACGCTATAGATAATCGATGTCCACACATGGGCTATCCACTATTCTTCGGAAGACTCGATGGTAGAATATTAAAGTGTGGATTTCACTATGCTGAGTTTGATATTGAAAGTGGCAAACCGCTAAATGGAGTAACCGAAAAACCACTACAAAAGATAAGGTTGAAGAGGTCTGGCTCAGCTCTTTTGATCGAGTATAGAGAATTTCCTTAAATTCATCTTTACATGACCGCAGGACTTTATTACTCATTAAATCGTCAACGTATCTTTGGAAATAAAATACTTAATCTCCTTTATCCTCTCCCACCTTTCGACATCGCCGTGGATCACATAAAATATTGGGTGTGGTTTTAGGTTTTTATTGCTCAAGAGTACCTTCCCCCTTATAGGATCTCTGCATAAGAGTTTGTTTATAAGTAGATTATACTCATAATATAACTGACCTTCCGTAACGGGTATCTTTAAGTTAGTATCTACGAGGTATTTATCGATCTTCTTTAAATCGAATCTGAAGCCCCTTCTTATCCCTTCTATCGAGATGAAATGAAGGTACGTGTTGATCGCCTTTAATGGCTCTCTAAAACCTTTGAACCTCACCAATTGTGGATGGTTCACATAACCTCTAGTCCTTCCCTCTAAGACTGCTTTGGCCAGTAGTCCTTCTCTCCATACAGCGATCAAGCCTCGAATATCCAAATATTCCGGGTGTATGCTCCATAACCTCAAGATTATTCATCCCTAATTTTACAATACAGTTACGATTTACGATATCAATTTTCTCCAGATTAAATTTTGATTCTTATGTTACTCTTAACTCTTCGATGAAATCTTCGATACTCGTTATTGGAGTACCTTCTTCATCGTGGATTCTTTGTTTCGCTGGTGGATAAGTAGGATAGAATGGTATTCTGCTCGCTATGCGCTCCTGAAACGTTGGGATGAACTCATTTTTATAGAATATTCCAATAGGTATTCGATCGCCCCACTCCTTCGCCTTCTCCATCGCATTAACCTTCTTAATAAAATCCTCCGATGCATCACGCACGACCGGATCGTAACCAATATCCTCCAATCTATAGAGCCTCGGTATCGGCTTTCCAGTCTTAGGGTCTCTACGATCCTCTCCAGCGTACCATTCCTTCGTGTTTATATCGTTGTAGGTGGGGCACGGTTGTAATACGCTCACCAGAGCCAACCCCTTATGCTCTATCGCACGTTTTATAACCTCTTTAAGGTGTTTTGTATCGAAGGCGTAGGATCTTGCAACGAAAGTATAGCCTGCCGCTATCGCTAACATTACGTAGTTTGTAGCTTCATTGAGGTTCGGCTTTGGGATGGCCTTGACCTTTAAGCCCCGTTGTAGTGTTGGTGAAGCCTGACCTTTTGTAAGCCCATAGACTCCATTATCATGTATCAAATATGTGATATCTACATTTCTCCTTCCAGCATTGATAAGGTGGCCCATCCCTATTCCGAGACCATCACCATCCCCTCCTATGACTATTACTTCCAAATCAGGGTTTGCGATCTTGATACCTTGGGCGAAGGTTAGAGCCCTACCATGAAGTGTATGGACACCGTAAGCCTTAACGAAGTGTGGCAGCTTTCCAGAACAGCCTATTCCAGATACCAATACGACGCGATGTGGTTCGAGCCCGAGCTCGGCCAGTGCCATCTGTAAAGCTGCTAATATACCGAAGTTTCCACACCCTGGGCACCAATCCACAAAGACGTCCGTTTTAAAATCTGTCCACTTAAG
The sequence above is drawn from the Nitrososphaerales archaeon genome and encodes:
- a CDS encoding thiamine pyrophosphate-dependent enzyme, giving the protein MVLKWTDFKTDVFVDWCPGCGNFGILAALQMALAELGLEPHRVVLVSGIGCSGKLPHFVKAYGVHTLHGRALTFAQGIKIANPDLEVIVIGGDGDGLGIGMGHLINAGRRNVDITYLIHDNGVYGLTKGQASPTLQRGLKVKAIPKPNLNEATNYVMLAIAAGYTFVARSYAFDTKHLKEVIKRAIEHKGLALVSVLQPCPTYNDINTKEWYAGEDRRDPKTGKPIPRLYRLEDIGYDPVVRDASEDFIKKVNAMEKAKEWGDRIPIGIFYKNEFIPTFQERIASRIPFYPTYPPAKQRIHDEEGTPITSIEDFIEELRVT
- a CDS encoding MoaD/ThiS family protein is translated as MGRLFVKYYAPFDKLMGKKEEELEIEGDKIKVSDLIKLIKKSGKLDIPMESDEALSSQVLIVVDSNIAKLNDYIHDGSIVNILPPISGG
- a CDS encoding pyrimidine dimer DNA glycosylase/endonuclease V, whose protein sequence is MRLWSIHPEYLDIRGLIAVWREGLLAKAVLEGRTRGYVNHPQLVRFKGFREPLKAINTYLHFISIEGIRRGFRFDLKKIDKYLVDTNLKIPVTEGQLYYEYNLLINKLLCRDPIRGKVLLSNKNLKPHPIFYVIHGDVERWERIKEIKYFISKDTLTI
- a CDS encoding Rieske (2Fe-2S) protein is translated as MNRYIKVAQAEEVPKNGMKLVKVNQLEVLLINIDGNFYAIDNRCPHMGYPLFFGRLDGRILKCGFHYAEFDIESGKPLNGVTEKPLQKIRLKRSGSALLIEYREFP
- a CDS encoding transcriptional repressor, whose product is MIQAFRKKRYKATPQRIAICKHALQNSTHPTAKAIYQKVKEEFPTISLATVYKTLKILKELSLIQELPFSDGQKRFDPNIMPHINLVCIVCGNISDLDHPVVQSIIKRVNEARGFRVTGQRLDIYGVCEKCNRLS
- a CDS encoding aldehyde ferredoxin oxidoreductase family protein, yielding MGNGYVGKIARIDLSKSIIREERIPDSILRMYIGGSGLGAKILYDETGAGTDPFSPENRLIFMTGPLTGTKVPLSGRHQVVSKSPLTGIYGEADVGGFWGAELKKAGYDGLIIQGKAEKPTYIWICDGSITLRNAEHLWGMDTYDLDEVLKKETDGKAVVASIGPAGERLARIAAIMHDGKDARAAARCGLGAVMGSKNLKAIVVRGSGEVSVADEEGLMKSIKELSPMIIQNTKSLHNFGTSGATMAIEKVGDLPIKNWVKGKWEEGAQKICGQRMAETILTGRFYCAACIIGCGRRVKIDKGPYAPVDGAGPEYETVAGLGAMCLIDNLEAIAKGNELCNRYGLDTISTGAVIALAMEAYERGAISKKDTDGIELTWGNADAMVKMVEKIGKREGFGWLLGEGVKRVGEKISGISDAVLHVKGLELSFHDPRAYNSVAVGYATSNRGACHLQAFSHIFERNATMPEIGYPEIQDRFGIDGKGEFVAKLQNVMSMMDSLKLCKFLFFGGIKITHIIQWIRFVTGWDMSVEEFMKTGERIFNLKRMYNVRCGISKKDDTLPLRILTLKRGEGGAADNLPPLERMLKQYYQYRGWDDQGIPKAEKLLELGITT
- a CDS encoding radical SAM protein; this encodes MSEKKIMSYHAHISYYAEKSVDKCVNCDICKEIVACPCFDVGNIDKCVGCGACYLACPHMAIELRSRMEEVKEVRIKVDGEVIYVPEKITVKRALEIAGFKFSKFPKFPNDNIFNPCGVGGCYACAVEINGVVRPSCVTKVMEGMEIKTRISESQELKRLLHGWMGHPVGGVGTPWWLKGKGYVEVAVFACGCNLRCPQCQNWTTTYNGRVLAYTPKRAAEVMTYIRRRYGVDRMAISGGECTLNRRWLIQYIKELKRLNPDREARFHIDTNTTILTSDYIDELVEVGVTDIGPDLKGLSVETFMKITGIVDRELAEKYHKTSWQALKYLVDRYKGTVFIGVGIPYNKDLITYEEIAKIGDEICRIDSELQVCVLDYRPEFRKRSMSRPSFNEMIKVWKMLKATGLKTVICQTIYGHIGPNDPKLLI
- a CDS encoding Hsp20/alpha crystallin family protein, which codes for MAKKEKEPKTSILPDACFYHDEEKYLVEIELPGVTKENIDLEVSERSICVKAPRDDVEYFGCWIFAHEVKPNQAKASFKNGLLTIIAPLAKPMKGVKVPIE
- the dps gene encoding DNA protection during starvation protein; translation: MSKGYSTNVGREMVEKAGVDVNLLIDKLKKAAAAEFTTYYYYTLLRMHCTGLEGESIKEVVEDARLEDRLHFETIVPRIYELGGELYRDLRELHDDAACTAAYLPKDPSDLKAILKVLLEAERCAIRVYTEICNMTYGKDHRTYDLSLAILHEEVEHEAWFQEILEGRPSGHFRRRRPGEGPYTQKFRHIE
- a CDS encoding winged helix-turn-helix domain-containing protein, giving the protein MKKLVTMDGEGRFRAKDITIYDDPRHLKPLLNPIGWKILSLIAKRSMYPAEIAKTLGIYEQTIYYHIRRLE
- a CDS encoding serine hydroxymethyltransferase produces the protein MHVGDSPEDYYNRIFQLLEAHHNWFKSCIPLIASENVPSAAVREALMSDFGDRYAEGWPGERVYAGCIYIDQVELLCIELAKKLFRAEFADVRPVSGVCANLSIYTAFTQPNDRMLALSIPNGGHISMGKKDFYGTAGAVHGLRVEYFAFNRDEMNIDVDQTKKIVERMAKEEHDPPKMAMFGGSLFLFPHPVKELADFFHSYNMFICYDSAHVSGLIAGGKFQDPLREGADALTLSTHKTIFGPQGGAIVSFEKYSEQIKKAVFPANTSNHHLHSVAAKAVAFAEMLKFGKEYAEQVIRNAKALAQALHERGFKVLGEKKGFTESHQVALNIVDYGGGGVLEKELERANIIVNRQLLPGDIQAGRHYTNPGGLRLGSQEVTRLGMKESDMEEIAEFIKRVIIDKEPPERVKKDVIEFRKNFQKIHYAFDTALDAYEYVRIRK